In a single window of the Drosophila albomicans strain 15112-1751.03 chromosome 3, ASM965048v2, whole genome shotgun sequence genome:
- the LOC117569902 gene encoding uncharacterized protein LOC117569902: MSRKPRTSSKQRPFIHGASLLLLLLLLSLLQFTSVSCYGDHIRSRLTKQAEQNLEAITGNAVIQATEVIDGVVDDLLILDSQNSKMLDYLSSCERYLAVSHNHTKETLEFFYDIVDDYLDSDAAEKTTNIETQLIAFCLQRNGFDRWKRTVQLRTNQLLKSFGKKIHKYAESLDKEERLVLEHHWKLVSVRNGQRKLEKFRDFISWLAR, encoded by the exons ATGAGTAGAAAGCCGCGTACATCGAGCAAACAGCGCCCATTCATTCATGGCGcctcgctgttgctgctgctgctgctgctatcgCTG TTGCAATTCACATCGGTTTCCTGCTATGGCGATCACATCCGCAGTCGCTTGACCAAACAGGCTGAGCAGAATCTTGAAGCCATCACTGGAAATGCTGTTATCCAGGCCACCGAAGTGATTGATGGTGTTGTGGATGATCTGCTCATTTTGGACTCACAGAATAGTAAAATGCTCGATTACCTCAGCAGCTGTGAGCGGTATCTTGCCGTTAGCCACAATCACACCAAGGAAACACTGGAGTTCTTCTATGACATTGTCGATGACTATTTGGATTCAGATGCCGCCGAAAAAACGACGAACATTGAGACCCAACTGATTGCCTTCTGCCTGCAACGCAATGGCTTCGATCGCTGGAAGCGCACCGTTCAATTGCGCACCAATCAGCTGCTTAAATCCTTTGGCAAGAAGATCCACAAATATGCTGAATCACTCGACAAGGAGGAGCGTCTGGTACTTGAGCATCATTGGAAGTTGGTTTCAGTGCGCAATGGGCAAAGGAAGCTGGAAAAGTTTCGAGATTTTATTAGCTGGTTGGCGCGATAA